From Aspergillus fumigatus Af293 chromosome 5, whole genome shotgun sequence, a single genomic window includes:
- the eng8 gene encoding glycoside hydrolase family 16 protein, with amino-acid sequence MKLYLLSLLPSLFTTTVLSYPAPSNSGTTSPRLAIDFYKRQCDCYVVSGSETVYFENYAFWDFRKIPLPRYDSNGSKVRIKRRSYTRSRADRTDKDEGDNEEGKVGIEENGDNEENLNGEDNADDGENDYNGMKAVGEGLDLGTLPFSHTAFARDWKPQEWHRKSNKYGPLPIINSPENIFFASHTLYTNDAESTHLVLRTTRFPNHTATAELEYHLRNIFHCSLRVRMRVMTVGSVNREPMLYGRPVLKGNPTSQSVVPIGACTGIFTYRSSTCESDIEILTSDPTNIVRYANQPDYDPITDAMIPGAASIGKLSQPWTNPTTHRVDWLHNITNWYADGEIKASNTYHVPDQPSMMAINLWSNGGEWTGEMPVGQSAYIGIEWIEVAYNTSTEVNGIPSDTVPFPSHKHRPFARSPELGSELDHETSAGEVEYIQRRDAARKCLRPCFLDDGRGP; translated from the coding sequence ATGAAGTTGTACCTTTTGTCTCTCCTACCCTCGCTCTTCACCACAACAGTCCTCTCTTATCCTGCTCCAAGTAACAGTGGTACCACATCTCCTAGACTCGCCATTGACTTCTACAAGCGCCAGTGTGACTGCTATGTTGTGTCCGGATCGGAAACCGTATACTTCGAAAACTACGCCTTCTGGGATTTCCGAAAGATCCCTTTGCCTCGTTATGATAGCAATGGCAGCAAAGTCCGCATCAAGAGGAGAAGCTATACACGGTCCAGAGCCGATAGAACTGACAAGGATGAGGGCGATAACGAGGAAGGGAAAGTCGGCATTGAAGAAAACGGCGACAATGAAGAGAACCTTAACGGTGAAGACAACGCTGACGATGGCGAGAACGATTACAACGGGATGAAAGCAGTCGGCGAAGGGCTTGACCTGGGTACTCTCCCCTTCTCACACACTGCGTTCGCAAGGGACTGGAAACCCCAAGAGTGGCACCGAAAAAGCAACAAATATGGGCCTCTCCCTATCATTAATTCACCAGAAAACATATTTTTCGCGAGCCACACCCTATATACAAATGATGCCGAATCAACTCACCTTGTACTGCGCACGACGCGGTTCCCTAACCACACGGCGACAGCCGAACTCGAATATCACCTTCGCAACATCTTCCACTGCTCCCTACGAGTCCGGATGCGCGTTATGACAGTCGGCTCTGTGAACAGAGAGCCAATGCTGTATGGCCGGCCAGTGCTTAAAGGAAACCCTACAAGTCAATCAGTGGTACCCATAGGTGCATGTACGGGTATCTTCACCTATCGTTCATCGACCTGCGAGTCCGACATCGAGATCCTGACTTCAGATCCAACCAATATTGTTCGCTATGCTAATCAGCCTGACTACGACCCCATAACGGATGCCATGATTCCAGGGGCGGCCTCAATCGGTAAACTTTCCCAGCCATGGACGAACCCTACCACGCACCGAGTCGACTGGCTGCACAATATCACCAATTGGTacgccgacggcgagatCAAAGCCTCCAACACCTACCATGTTCCTGATCAACCGAGTATGATGGCAATCAATCTGTGGAGTAACGGGGGGGAGTGGACAGGCGAAATGCCCGTGGGACAAAGCGCCTACATAGGAATTGAGTGGATCGAGGTGGCCTACAACACATCAACAGAGGTTAACGGCATACCGAGCGACACTGTACCCTTTCCGAGCCACAAACATAGGCCATTTGCGCGGTCCCCGGAGTTAGGATCTGAATTAGACCATGAGACATCGGCAGGGGAAGTTGAGTACATCCAAAGGAGGGACGCGGCCAGGAAATGCTTGAGACCATGCTTCCTAGATGATGGTCGCGGCCCGTGA
- a CDS encoding zinc finger HIT domain-containing protein, with amino-acid sequence MSNSSGDTLLSDLCTICHINPPKYRCPRCSTRTCSLPCSRRHKLWSQCSGVRDPAAYLKRSELATESAFDRDFNFITKIERSLERAEREAEVRGIPLDGTTAADPAVLGLEHELGQDGPDAEAGSKRKRPEQGGYVKGEAGFLRGAQAAGVRVIRAPRGMSRNKANASKWNPKHKCLSWTVEWITANGKKVTRNCLESCTLAEAYDRIYPQPKERAGEIVPKAKKDGQTSESTGDREQELEPTSSEQQTQSETVGPPSAAPTGQSTTEPTPDQPSGSFESKHEIIPHRGISFYLHHPRTATKQPVLIPLAPTMTFTSALRDRSVLEFPTIYALPQPPEALRAEKESPMFLLEEDYLRTERPETDLSEAMVQDASQDQVDAGDLDIGNIDEKKVLEVLKQDLWEPVTADAAAQ; translated from the exons ATGTCCAATTCCAGCGGCGACACCCTACTATCCGATCTATGTACAATCTG CCACATCAACCCACCCAAATACCGCTGTCCCCGCTGCTCAACCAGAACCTGCTCTCTCCCCTGCTCCCGCCGCCATAAGCTCTGGTCCCAGTGTTCCGGCGTCCGCGATCCGGCCGCCTACCTGAAGCGCAGCGAGCTCGCCACGGAATCCGCCTTCGACCGGGACTTCAACTTCATCACGAAGATCGAGCGCAGCCTTGAGCGCGCGGAGCGAGAAGCGGAGGTTAGAGGGATTCCGTTGGATGGGACTACGGCTGCTGATCCGGCGGTGTTGGGTCTGGAGCATGAACTTGGGCAGGATGGACCGGATGCCGAGGCGGGGAGCAAGAGGAAAAGGCCTGAGCAGGGGGGCTATGTGAAGGGTGAAGCTGGGTTTTTGCGCGGGGCGCAGGCTGCCGGGGTGAGGGTTATCAGGGCGCCGAGGGGGATGAGTAGGAATAAGGCGAATGCGTCAAAGTGGAATCCTAA ACATAAATGTTTGAGTTGGACGGTTGAATGGATTACTGCGAATGGCAAGAAGGTGACAAGGAACTGCTTGGAATCGTGCACTCTGGCAGAAGCCTACGACCGCATCTACCCACAGCCTAAGGAGAGAGCAGGTGAAATCGTtccaaaagcaaagaagGATGGGCAAACATCTGAAAGTACGGGAGATCGAGAGCAGGAGTTGGAGCCCACGTCCAGTGAACAGCAAACACAGTCAGAAACCGTTGGACCTCCGTCGGCAGCACCAACTGGTCAGTCAACCACGGAGCCAACACCAGACCAACCGTCCGGCTCATTCGAAAGCAAACACGAAATAATACCCCACCGTGGCATTAGCTtctatcttcatcatccgcGAACTGCTACCAAACAGCCAGTCCTCATTCCTTTAGCCCCCACCATGACTTTTACCTCTGCTCTGCGAGACCGTTCGGTTCTGGAATTCCCCACAATATACGCTCTTCCCCAGCCGCCAGAGGCATTACGTGCCGAAAAAGAAAGCCCAATGTTCCTTTTGGAGGAGGATTATCTACGGACTGAACGGCCGGAAACGGATCTGAGCGAAGCCATGGTGCAAGACGCTTCTCAAGACCAAGTCGATGCTGGCGATTTGGATATCGGGAATATTGACGAAAAGAAAGTACTTGAAGTGCTGAAGCAGGATCTATGGGAACCGGTCACAGCTGATGCGGCAGCACAATGA
- a CDS encoding oxidoreductase, short chain dehydrogenase/reductase family, with the protein MATKALAVIAGVGPGTGASIARRFAKAYSVVVLSRNPANFEPLVQEINSSGGQALGISADVTDPTSVKSAFEKIAQQYAGVPLAAAVFNPAGGFTRKPFLELTEEEFSQGFENQGKGAFNFAKSALPLLLQAQGLQHPPTLIFTGATASVKGSANFAAFATGKFALRALAQSLAREFGPKGVHVSHVIIDGVIDIPRTKAWTFEHEDAKLDPDAIAESYWHLHTQPRTTFGFELDLRPYVEKW; encoded by the exons ATGGCTACCAAAGCATTGGCTGTCATCGCCGGAGTCGGCCCTGGCACA GGCGCTTCCATTGCCAGACGCTTCGCCAAAGCATACTCGGTGGTGGTACTTAGCCGGAACCCGGCCAACTTCGAACCTCTTGTGCAAGAGATCAACTCTAGCGGTGGACAGGCCCTAGGAATCAGTGCGGACGTGACAGACCCGACAAGCGTCAAGTCTGCGTTCGAGAAGATCGCCCAGCAGTACGCTGGTGTCCCTCTCGCGGCAGCCGTGTTCAACCCTGCCGGTGGATTCACGCGCAAACCCTTCCTGGAGCTTACAGAGGAAGAATTCTCCCAGGGGTTCGAGAACCAAGG AAAAGGAGCTTTCAACTTCGCCAAAAGCGCTTTGCCTCTCCTGCTTCAGGCGCAGGGCTTGCAGCATCCACCAACACTAATCTTCACGGGAGCTACAGCCAGCGTCAAAGGGTCTGCTAATTTCGCAGCCTTTGCAACGGGCAAATTTGCTCTACGAGCGTTGGCTCAATCACTGGCGCGAGAATTCGGGCCGAAGGGTGTCCACGTTTCTCACGTCATCATCGATGGGGTCATAGATATTCCCAGAACGAAGGCTTGGACATTCGAGCATGAAGACGCTAAACTTGACCCAGACGCT ATTGCCGAGTCTTACTGGCATCTGCACACCCAGCCGCGCACGACATTTGGATTCGAGCTAGACCTTCGCCCATATGTGGAGAAATGGTAA
- a CDS encoding phosphatase PAP2 family protein, with the protein MVKGANGNPDAGLRSLDHYRNRLPRWRYVPRQKLLPLVRYETPYLAWFQEKIRTPTLDSYFAFTANLGTHTFFMIFLPMFFWSGYTNLGRGFVQVLASGVFFSGFIKDLLCLPRPLSPPLQRITMSGSAALEYGFPSTHSTNAVSVAVYVLTLLNSPDSTVSSHINLIFQCMTYLYVSSIVLGRLYCGMHGFLDVIVGCLLGASITFVQNLFGPLLDDYVFSASGKQIALVVLVIIILVRIHPEPADDCPCFDDSVAFAGVIIGVQLGCWHFAKSSIAWSDPSPATIPFRYKDLGLVKTVLRFVLGVFLIFTWREVMKPLLLRTLPPIFRALEKLGLLLPRRFFTRASQYKTVPAHLKDHEVLPSFAEIPSILTNIRHPRRRAISIGPQSEADAYETLAYREKRRRESLSNNAHNYSVAEDGGDTGNVSMSGTQPSKLTRKQSKLDEYEHMMGTGISRHSPDAIAVMDREPSTEPFPAYDEGKEPDLTEVFSQVKKPRVRYDVEVVTKLVVYSGIAWVTIEGAPIVFDKVGLGL; encoded by the exons ATGGTTAAGGGCGCAAATGGCAATCCAGATGCCGGGCTCCGGAGCCTAGATCACT ACCGGAATCGACTCCCGCGATGGCGTTATGTACCTCGACAGAAACTCCTGCCTCTGGTGCGATATGAGACACCCTACCTGGCTTGGTTTCAAGAGAAGATTCGTACTCCGACCCTCGATTCCTATTTCGCATTCACCGCCAACCTGGGAACGCATACTTTTTTCATGATTTTTCTGCCGATGTTTTTTTGGAGCGGTTATACGAATTTGGGCCGTGG ATTTGTCCAGGTATTGGCCTCTGGAGTGTTCTTCAGCGGATTTATCAAGGACTTGCTATGTCTTCCCCGCCCGTTATCACCTCCGCTCCAGCGCATTACGATGTCTGGTTCAGCCGCGCTGGAGTATGGGTTCCCTTCGACGCATTCGACAAACGCCGTCTCTGTCGCTGTCTACGTGCTCACTCTGCTCAATTCGCCGGATTCGACCGTGAGCAGCCATATCAATTTGATCTTCCAATGCATGACGTATCTCTACGTCAGCTCCATTGTATTGGGTCGCCTTTACTGCGGAATGCATGGGTTTCTCGATGTCATTGTCGGTTGCTTGCTCGGAGCTTCGATAACGTTCGTGCAAAATTTATTCGGGCCTCTTCTCGATGACTACGTGTTTTCAGCATCAGGGAAACAAATCGCGCTGGTGGTCCTGGTAATAATCATCCTTGTGCGCATTCACCCGGAGCCAGCAGACGATTGCCCGTGTTTCGATGACAGTGTCGCCTTTGCAGGGGTAATAATTGGAGTGCAACTGGGCTGCTGGCATTTCGCGAAGTCTAGCATCGCTTGGTCCGACCCTTCCCCCGCTACGATACCTTTCCGGTACAAAGATTTGGGTCTGGTAAAGACCGTGCTGCGCTTTGTTCTGGGTGTCTTTTTGATTTTCACTTGGAGAGAGGTCATGAagcctcttctcctccgtacCCTGCCTCCAATCTTTCGAGCGTTGGAGAAGTTGGGTCTCCTGCTTCCTCGGCGATTCTTTACCAGGGCTTC ACAGTACAAAACTGTGCCAGCTCATTTGAAGGATCATGAAGTCCTTCCGTCATTTGCGGAGATTCCGTCGATTCTCACTAATATCCGCCATCCGCGCCGCCGAGCCATATCCATTGGCCCTCAATCCGAGGCCGATGCCTACGAGACTCTGGCATATCGCGAGAAGCGCAGGCGCGAAAGTTTGTCAAATAACGCTCACAATTACTCAGTTGCCGAAGACGGCGGCGACACTGGAAATGTCTCCATGTCCGGGACGCAGCCGTCCAAATTGACACGAAAGCAATCCAAACTGGACGAGTATGAACATATGATGGGCACTGGCATCTCGCGCCACAGCCCTGACGCCATAGCAGTCATGGACCGAGAGCCTTCAACCGAACCCTTCCCTGCTTACGACGAGGGAAAGGAACCCGATCTTACGGAGGTTTTCTCGCAAGTGAAGAAACCTCGTGTCCGATATGATGTTGAAGTGGTGACCAAACTGGTTGTATATTCTG GTATCGCTTGGGTAACGATAGAAGGCGCGCCTATAGTCTTCGACAAAGTAGGCCTTGGTTTGTAG
- a CDS encoding SUMO protease ULP1 yields MAGVFATQHLEKVYGSERQARVLPTEHAQSEIDNVLLDPMDTSSIKSSPAQQPETNAQSVGSNPPQNHVQSYSHLGPSFSNEMPRYVATIDDPYPWGPSLNSPFVRPRFAFSPKSRAASRIKSNPIAIAKPSANRTKQISFAARNGSTLTGFNHTTRPFWNNRLVNDTSLLSSGVPSVANRGLAWTNFQKINMPSQGHPLKSDRSASVLSGFSSLPRKRSIDEDATSNPPQKVIDDSSNILIAPSAKYRRVDQKGSRLSPILPNVTAPDMAAGPQNGDGCGKADSEPTPTDSSDGNLFVHTGNTNPSVTSSPQDKAIDTLISEPRVQGITSESQGDIAQTTTQRAGGCNDPLRVTPLPKPPALNGLASPEHTFGQQPTGSWQETFYNARNSTVGRVVRKVFSYAWSTVTRLFKPSGVSSRRTAAAVSTSTTRANLRNFPEQQRQQLKSHQWRKERGYPTVEHYPFPELSLDIPLYPAGAASQAESTAEVRGRSVSKKPSGTPRQPRKRIGTSGPRTVSLKERGKHGMEKRARVDSLSPRLKRRLLAGTRLSRWRNARRERALAHALETTEHDAVRPVQTSAQALSISPIESRRSTLIQPRATIEPKSKPKRVRFQEPLTETPTLTAPTLLTELAPHLTPPSPKIDRVAHRTEQIVEEKENVPPAPEAAKTVEHAARDDELRTRHDDWLRTEFPFGRPVSAVRLFYPVQKPLPPGRTESIYAAEWRKIEEEQKAKQKPVRVKPEGPAVRPLPPKWEAKVSEIKSMPNNRQIATTLSGDPLTKRDLATCYTPMAWLNDEIINSYLALIVDYLRRSHGNAGRHDKPRFHAFNTFFFSNLRDKGYQSVRRWATRAKIGGEALLNVDTVFIPVHNSAHWTLIVVKPGERTIEHFDSLGSLSRRHVGLVQGWLRAELASRYVEEEWTVLPSISPQQDNGSDCGVFLLSTAKAVAIGLEPLSYGAKDIGVLRRKIVAELMNGGLEGDFDPTSGGGEPLL; encoded by the exons ATGGCCGGTGTCTTCGCGACTCAGCACCTAGAGAAGGTCTACGGGTCCGAGAGACAAGCGCGTGTTCTCCCTACTGAACACGCGCAATCAGAAATCGATAACGTGTTACTCGATCCTATGGACACGAGTTCTATCAAATCCTCTCCTGCTCAGCAGCCAGAGACCAATGCTCAGTCTGTTGGCTCCAATCCTCCGCAGAATCATGTTCAGTCCTACTCTCATCTCGGACCCTCTTTTTCCAATGAAATGCCCCGCTATGTTGCTACAATTGATGATCCGTATCCCTGGGGTCCATCGCTCAACTCCCCCTTCGTCAGACCTCGCTTTGCATTCTCCCCGAAGTCTAGAGCTGCAAGTCGCATCAAGTCCAATCCAATCGCAATCGCAAAGCCATCCGCCAACAGAACCAAGCAGATATCCTTTGCGGCGCGGAATGGTTCTACCTTGACCGGCTTCAACCACACTACGCGTCCCTTTTGGAATAACCGACTTGTGAATGACACCAGTCTCTTGAGCAGTGGGGTCCCTTCCGTCGCTAATCGTGGTCTTGCATGGACCAACTTTCAAAAAATTAACATGCCCTCTCAAGGTCATCCTCTTAAGTCCGACCGCTCGGCGTCTGTACTGTCTGGATTCTCGTCTCTTCCTCGTAAGAGATCTATTGACGAAGACGCTACGAGTAACCCGCCTCAGAAAGTCATTGACGACTCCAGCAACATCCTTATTGCTCCTTCCGCTAAATATCGTCGTGTGGACCAAAAGGGGTCCCGCTTGTCTCCTATCCTCCCTAATGTGACCGCCCCGGATATGGCAGCTGGCCCTCAAAATGGGGATGGCTGCGGCAAGGCCGATTCTGAACCTACACCTACGGATAGTAGCGATGGCAATCTGTTTGTTCATACTGGCAACACCAACCCATCCGTTACCTCGTCACCCCAGGACAAAGCGATAGATACTCTCATTTCCGAACCCAGAGTTCAAGGCATCACCTCTGAAAGCCAGGGGGATATAGCACAGACTACCACGCAACGTGCCGGAG GCTGTAACGACCCACTTCGAGTCACACCGCTTCCTAAACCACCCGCTTTGAACGGTTTGGCCTCTCCGGAACACACATTTGGCCAGCAGCCCACTGGGTCGTGGCAGGAGACATTCTACAATGCTCGGAATAGTACTGTGGGCCGTGTAGTCAGAAAGGTTTTCAGTTATGCTTGGTCAACCGTCACCCGGCTCTTCAAACCAAGCGGCGTTTCATCTCGTCGAACCGCTGCTGCTGTGTCAACTTCCACCACTCGGGCAAACCTCCGTAACTTTCCAGAGCAGCAAAGACAGCAACTTAAGAGTCATCAATGGCGGAAGGAAAGAGGGTATCCTACTGTTGAACACTATCCATTTCCAGAACTGTCCCTTGATATCCCACTCTACCCGGCTGGCGCTGCTTCTCAGGCCGAATCAACGGCGGAAGTTCGCGGTCGTTCCGTATCAAAGAAGCCCAGTGGAACCCCGCGGCAGCCTCGAAAGCGTATTGGAACATCGGGACCTCGTACTGTTTCACTCAAGGAACGAGGGAAACATGGAATGGAGAAGCGAGCGCGTGTGGATTCGCTCAGTCCGCGTCTCAAACGACGCCTGCTCGCGGGCACCCGACTCAGTCGTTGGAGAAATGCTCGTCGTGAGCGCGCTCTGGCCCATGCACTTGAAACAACCGAACATGATGCAGTTCGGCCAGTGCAAACATCTGCCCAGGCGTTGAGCATCAGTCCCATTGAATCCAGACGCTCTACACTGATTCAGCCTCGAGCTACTATTGAGCCAAAATCGAAACCGAAGCGCGTCCGGTTCCAAGAGCCTTTGACAGAAACTCCTACCCTCACAGCTCCAACCCTCCTAACGGAACTTGCCCCTCACCTCACCCCACCCTCCCCTAAAATTGACCGGGTTGCCCATAGAACAGAACAGAttgttgaagagaaagagaatgtGCCCCCGGCGCCCGAAGCTGCAAAGACAGTGGAACATGCTGCGCGTGACGACGAACTTCGAACCAGACATGATGACTGGCTTCGTACCGAGTTTCCATTTGGGCGACCCGTGTCCGCAGTTAGGCTTTTCTACCCAGTTCAGAAGCCACTTCCGCCAGGTCGCACAGAGTCTATTTACGCGGCTGAATGGAGAAagatcgaagaagaacaaaaagcgAAGCAAAAACCTGTCCGAGTCAAACCGGAGGGCCCTGCTGTCCGACCTCTCCCTCCAAAATGGGAAGCGAAAGTTTCGGAGATCAAGTCCATGCCAAACAATCGGCAGATCGCCACTACCCTGTCCGGCGATCCTCTGACCAAGAGAGATCTTGCCACCTGCTACACTCCAATGGCATGGCTGAATGACGAAATCATCAACTCGTATCTTGCTCTGATCGTTGACTACTTGCGTCGTTCTCACGGAAACGCCGGGCGTCATGACAAGCCCCGATTCCACGCATTTAACacgttcttcttctcaaattTGCGCGACAAAGGCTACCAGTCGGTACGCCGCTGGGCAACACGTGCCAAAATTGGGGGAGAGGCTTTATTGAATGTTGATACTGTTTTCATCCCTGTGCACAACAGTGCGCACTGGACATTAATCGTCGTCAAGCCAGGAGAGAGAACCATCGAGCACTTCGATTCCCTTGGTTCTCTATCCCGGCGCCACGTGGGCCTGGTGCAGGGCTGGCTACGGGCTGAGCTCGCCTCCCGTTATGTTGAGGAGGAGTGGACAGTGCTCCCGTCCATCTCCCCTCAACAGGATAACGGGAGCGATTGCGGCGTCTTCCTCTTGTCGACTGCCAAGGCGGTGGCCATCGGTCTCGAGCCACTATCATACGGCGCTAAGGACATTGGCGTCCTGCGCCGTAAGATAGTGGCTGAGCTAATGAACGGCGGCCTTGAAGGGGATTTCGATCCCACCAGCGGGGGTGGAGAACCGCTGCTTTAA